CCCGCCGtcccgccgggccgggcgggggagGCGCCGTGCCCGCTgcccgggcgggcagggcagcgctGACAGCCGCCGAGGCGGGCAGCGGCTGAGGGCTCCCCGGacgccccgctgcccgccgttCCGAGCCAGGGCGGCGGCACCCCGCGGGCACCGCGGCGGCAAGTGGGATCGGgggtcgccgccgccgccgccgcgcaccgGTGAGGGGTGGGGAGGTGCGCTCCGCTCCTTACCTTCTcccgggagccggcggcgggacgcgtcctcctccacctccttctcctgccGCCGTCTTCCCCGCTTCCTCTCTCCGTggcggcgcggccgcggggATCGGACAGGGGAGCGGGTGCCGCCCGCCGCCACCGGCGGTGCCCAGGGGCTCAGGCCCGGCTCCGGCCGCCGTGGCTGTCGGGTTTGAAAacacccctccctccctccctcctcccccgcccgctccctccctccctctcaccCTGCGCTgccgctcccctccccctgccgccccccccccacccccgacgTCGCCGCCGGGGCCGAGCCCGGCGCAGCTCCCATTGGCCGCGCCCCGCCCACGTGTCCCGCGCACAGGGCACGGGCGGGCacgcgctgccgccgccgttACGGCGCTCGGGCGgcggttggggggggggggcgcaaacggggagggggggacacggcaccgccccgcgccccgcccgctTCCTCGCTGCTGTGCGGGCTGGAGCGCCTCGGCCCGCCGCGGATGCGGGCCACGGGGAATAACGGGTTCGCAGGGTGacaggggcgcggggggggggggagggcgtGAGGAGGAGGCGAGGAGTGCGCAGGCGCCGCGGCAGCCGCGCTTCTTCTTGGCCGCGGCCGCTGGAACTTTCTGGAAATGGCGGCAGCCCGGCTGCGGTGCACCGGGTCGCAGGGATGGGGCGAGGGGATGAGAGCTTCCAGTCCCGGCGGGACGGGAGCCGAGCGAGAGCCACCGGCGCTGAaggccgctcccgccgccgcgccctccCCGGGGAGGGATTTTCCGGCGGCGATGGCGCAGTGAGTTTTAACGGCCGGCGCAGTGCGCGTGCGTGGCGGCGCGTCCGAAGGAGGCGGGGCGCGGGCACCAGCGGGCACggagggccccccccccccccccccgctgcggGCAGCGGCCGCCTTGTTGCCCGGCGTACGCCCTCCGGCGGGGGCGGAGGGCAGCGCTGCGTAGCCGCAGGCTGCAGCGAAAGGGGCCCGCAGCTCTTTGGGAGAGAGAAGCCCCTGGGCGCAGGTGCGTGTGGCGCGGtgccgggcagccccgcggaGCCCTTCGCCTTGGGGGCACCCGCGCccagaggctgagggaggaGACGCCCGGTGCCCCGGTCGGTGCTGCCTCCCGgcgggggcaggcagggagctgcagggcctggggggggaggggggggggggcgtgcgGCCCCTAGCCCCGCACAGCCTGCCCTCTGACGCGCCCGCTtccagttttcaaaacaaaaaaaaacccacccttttttgtttttttttaagtatgtctTGCTTGCGCCAACAAGCTAGACGTCATATCAATGCATCAAAAGGGGTTACAGAAGTAGACTGACGTTAGCCCTAGTTGCAGCCTTGAAAACGGGTCATTCATCTGCCCTTGTGAAAGGTTTTGCATCTGCTTATTAAAATAGTATGTGGTAAGAGTTAAAGAATCTCTGTGGTTCTGTACTCATGGGTTCTTTAATCTCTGGATTGCTTCTGGAACATGCTAAAGATAGGTGGGCTGTCAGGTAGCACTTTGAGAAGGCAGCTAAACAAAGCCCTTCCATCTGATGTAGTCTTAATTGCCATGCTCAGCCTGCTACTGGATTACTTTCATCTGTTACTGTGTAGGAAGCAAGAATTCCTTTGTATTTACTATGCAAGTCAGAAACACgaatttttcagaattaaaagatTACTTTGATTAAGGCCATCTAATTGTGTGGACTTCCCCTATGTTCTGATCTCCGCCCCTTCATGTTCCAGCGTGGGTAGAGAACGGCATCACATACTTCAAATGTCCCCATCGTGCACAACATCTTATTGTTTAGGCCAACTTCTCTCACTTGCTTTCAGAGCCTTATTGTACAAATGCCAGTACAGATCATTTGTGTTGTAAAGCAACtgccttcattttcatttgattcTGTGAGTGTAGCTCGAGTACCATCAGCTGACCAGGAGCAGGTATGGTGGCACCCGTGACCACGTAACAAAGGGAGTTGCCTTCACTTCATATTCTTTCATGTCAGGTTGATTACAGAGGCCATCACTTGAGGTGGCAAGCAGATTGAAGAGTAGACAGGCTACTTGACTGCCAGCCTAAGTGGAGTAGGAACCACTTCCCAAggcagagtattttttttttctcctcagagtACTATATAGGGATGATACTGATGATTCACCACCTAAAAAAATGACAGGCGTAGTGCAGCACTGTAATACAGCATTCTGATCCTCGTGCATCAGCACCAGTAGCGTGCAGGATTTCAGTCTGTGTTGGCAGGTGCTCACAACCAGCAGCTGAGATAACGGGGAAGGAGTCTCATGAGCAACACCTTCTTGCAGCAGATGTTAAGATTTGATAATACCTATCAGTAactaaaaaatacagttctttaaGACTTTTGTAAGAACTACTGTTTGGACTAACAAAAAGGATCCGTCAGTTAATTGCTAATTGCTACCCCTACATTAGTTTCTTCCCCTTGTCTCCAGAAGCCCCTCCTTTTACATAGCACAGCTGCAAAATGCCTTTGTAGCTGCACTGTGTTGGCGTGCATAGTGCTTCCCTTGATCTGCCAACATCTTGCATTATCAGCTGTGTGAAATAGTCTTAAGACAAACATGCATGGCATCTGGGTGAACTGTGTCATCGCTGAATTCAATCTAGTAATTGAATGACTGAAAATCTCAGACTGCAGTACAAAAACCTAAACCCAAGAACTTTATCCTAAGAACCTGCAAAATGTCACGCTGGTGAAAGCACAGGCACTAGCCTCGGGTAGGTAACCAGCAGGTCAGCCAGCGAGCCCAGCTACCACACTGTGCAGATGGAACTGAATTTCATTGCTGCTTCCTATTTCATGACAGAACATGGTTCCAGGTAACATTTTTCTAGCCATGCGTGGAGGTCATGGAAATCCTTTCCGTTATCCAACATCGAATGCATCATTGGGTATCTAGTGGAGTTTCCTATTACTCCAAACATTCTTCCATCTTTACCAAAGGAAaagaaccaccaccacccactCTCTCAGTCCACTGGATTCTTTGCGTGCTTCCATGTTCTAAATCTCATTTCCTTTCCCAAGACTGTacctatttttcttaaaatctccTCTAggtagtcttttttttcctccccagttAAAGggctttcttttactttcttttcttctgcttttacatTTGGAGAATTAATATAGcatgttctttcatttttccctcaTTCAAGAAGAGGGGCAAACAAGAACACTGAAAAGACAGATTCAGTTCCATTACCGTTGCATTACCAGTTTAAGAACTATACTGGCTGTTGCTCTAGTTAACtcacttttcatttaatttaccACCCAGTACTCGCACAGTCCAAGATATTAACCAGTAGACTGaaactgcagaattaaaaatgtttaattatttgaCAAGTTAGTGTCAGCTGCCCAGAATTACTATTAGTAACCTTCTGCTATTGAGAATAATGGCAATTATGTCCTGTTAGTATTTGTTACCTAAAATATTCAATACTAGTAAAAGCAAGCACAGGGTATTATCTGCAGCTattcaagaacagaaaagagaacTCAGATATATTAATTCTTACACTATTCTAGAATTCTTCCACCTTGTTAATCCTCATCACAATCCTGCATAAGTTAtcattgcaaaaataattttatatatagtgAACAGCTACATGTAAAATATTGCAGAATCTGTATCTCTAGTTGAGATGTTTTAAGTTTCAAATGTTCAAATTtcaacaaaacctgaaataacaCAAGATgggaattttttctttaatcatttttcttaatataatGACTGCCAAACTTTTTTGATGTAAACACCAGGACCATAAAGCCTCATATAATTGATGAATGAAGTGGGTAAGATGAGAGAAAAGCATAATGGTTATTTGCTTATTTCTCTTCAAATATTTCACAGTCCTACAGATGCCCTACAGTATTCAATTTAAACAGTGGTGTATCAGATTTGTACCATGCAATAAGGATAACATAAATTATCCTTTTCTAGTCAAGTGATTGGCAGACTGTTACGTGTTGCATCAAAATGACTGATGTCTGTGGAACATCACTAACATGATCTCCCACAAATGGGAAGCTGTTGTGGCCCATATTCTGCTCACGAGACAGACATCAAGATTTTCACGTACAGATGGAATGAATAGGGGAGAAAAGTGGGACAAGGCAACAAATTCTCCTGTCCAGCTTTACCAACAGGAGGAGACTGGCATTCTAGAGCTTTGTTTCTGTATACTTGGAAGTTTCAAACTTGGCAGGTCCAAAACTATGTTTCCCTGCAACACAATTATGCAATCCCAGCGGTTTCACTGTTGCATAGAAAACCATGAATAATTTTAGCACATGACAGTTCTGTAACACATGCAAAATCCTCATTTATATTCAACgtatactttaaaaatagtcGCCTGCTTTGATACTAGGTTAGTATAAGGTAATCCTATATGAACTAGAATACAGCTTTGTTGTTAGAGTCAAGCAAACAGCTTAGTTACAGACTGGTATCTTAAAATGAGCCTGTCTTTGCATCAGAATGTAATGTGCTGTCTGTCTCATTTTATGTCTCTAGGGAAGTGCCACATAGTACCAGATGCCCGGCCTGCTACAAGGCGTGTGGCTGTTACAAACACTGGAGTGACCTTTCAGAAGAGCATTCAGCAACTTTAAGTTACAGATAGTAACTGTAAGTTACAGATAGTAACTTTCAGTCCACATACTATTTTCTCATATGCACAGTGTTCTGTACCACTTAcatacaagatttttttcatgcgTATTATGTGACTGCTTCACTCATGACTTGTATTTATTTACCAAATTTACTTTCCCATTTGTATGCAAttccattatttcattttataaatctAGTAGTGTAGAAGGGAGAGAGAGTTTTACATACAAGtgatatacatacatattttgcTCTCAGAACTACCAACAGTAACATTACTTGTTTAACAATACATCAAGGAACTTCACAGAGCCTACCAAAGTAAAGGTGGGGCATAAACAGACTCTGTGAGATAATAATGATGCAGGGAAATCCATAGATACAAAATTTGGCTCAGAAGAGGGAGAATAGTTTAGGGAAGTACTGTTAATCAGAATATCAAAACCAACTAAATACAAtatagaataaaatataaatactcCATCTGTCACATTAATTGTAATAAGAATGCAAGTTCCACGGCAGATTTTAGAAGAGGCAGACACGATATGGTCTCACATGACTGGCACGTTCACATTTCCTAATTTACGTTGAAAtgtatctgtgtatatatataaagcatTTGATGAATTTTACAAGCATATGTATTAAGTGTCAATATGcagtcaatttaaaaaaaaaaaatcttcaactTCTTTTATATCAGGAGAAATACCTCAATTTCACACAGATTAGTTCTGAAAAGTAGCTGATCCCCAGCAGTAAGGTCAAAGAAGGATCCATGAATCAAGTAACTAGTTTCATATATTACACTTAGCCAAATACTAAACTGTTTTGGTATATTCTGTCTTCCCCCAACTGCATACCTTAGCTGTATTGAATAAGTTTGTACAGGAAGTGGTTTCTTGTTGCTGTTCATTCTTTTAGTAGAGTACTACtggtatttggggttttttttctgtaacatgaTAAAAAGATAATCTTCACATTTTTCCTGGTCACTGAATGGTAGCAAGAAGAATTAAGACTCAAGAAGAACTACTTCTTACTGAACCtaccagatttttattttattttttgttgcaCAACACAGCTTGGATCtcctttcctgtttgtttttgtttttaaattgcaattAAAAGTAACATGCGATGAAGTTTTGTCAGGTAATCTCCTTTCAGTTTGTTTCCTTGTGCATTTGCCAGACTTGTAATTTAGTTAGTTTTGTTGCTTCTTCAGAGAACCTTAGAAAAAGTTGCAAGTATTTTCAATGACAGATCGAAAGATGCAACTTTCATCTCTCGGTGATTATAAACGGACTCTTTCAGTGAGTCACTTTACAGTCTACAGAACCACTTTTCTTATAACCTAGACTTATGATTATGCTTTGCAGTAGTTAAAACCATGGTAAATTAGATAGTCTAATTGCTGTggctttcttcattttttaaaagagtacTAGAAGATACATAATTTTACTGAGATTAAAGttactttattattttcagaCAGTTCATCTTACATTACAAAATTCCTTAGAGGTCAGCTCGAACTCCAAAACCTGGTCCTTTGGGTGGTTCAGTCAGAGAAGTAAGGCCACCAGCTGGCTCACAAGAAAAACGTCCActcctgaaaaatgaaagcagttttttttttcattcctggtATTGTTATAACCTCAGATACTGTTTAATCACTGGATAGAAGACAGTTACAAATCTGACTTAAGGctgaagtaactttttttctttcattcttcctgTTCATCCTTCAGAAATGCAAGATTCTACTCTTAAATCAAAAGTATTCCAAATTCAAGTAGTGACAAATAGTTTCATAACTGAAATGCAAGACAGGACCACtagttttcttgtttatttatttataggtTGGCCAGAAAAAAGTGATGTTGATCCCAGTAATACCAAAGGCAGCATCCAGTTGTATCAGTCATATTTTTGTTAAAGATGCTTCCCTGTGTTTGGAAACTAACTGTTTTAAGATTAttgttcttgttttcaaaaaaatcattataGAAACAACAGGAATAGGTAACACACCCAAGTCAAATTAATTCCTCCATTCACACAAACTATAACTATCTATAGTTGGGCTAACAAAGAACAATCGGAAATAACAGATAAGAAAAGTTCAGAAATAATAACCCTTTCACAAACTTGTGatctttctgggttttgtcagaaataaacaacccaaccaaacaTCAGGCATTTGTTGATTTACATAATCTAGACAAAAAATCCAACAGGTGGTGTCATTCCCCTATTAGGTACTAAAGCCAAATCAGAATtgacattttcacattttatgcTCCTCTAGTCAGTCATCAACAACATGAAAAATTCTCTTCTCAGttctttccagttctttttcGGCTTTGAATATATAGAAAGGCACTGAATGCATGCCATTCTCTTCAGTAATTAATGCTTTTTAGCTGTAGGTTGTGAACTCCAATCACTGGAACAGGAATGTAGTTTCTCTAAAGGATCAGCCTTCAAGTAGTGGGCCATTATTATGCAAATACACCATACCTTGGGCCAGGTTTGGGAACTTTGCCAGCCTTTAGCTCATCAATTATGTCTTCAATATCTTTGGGTGTCAAATCTTcctgtaaaaaaacaaacaaacaaaaaaaaatcagatcattgacaaaacagaaaaagtcaGCAATTATGCTAATTGCAGCATTCAAAATCCATCATATAGTGGCTTTCTTAGGTGTCATCCTAGCATAGGTCATTTTGATCCTGTCCATTAACACACATACTGGTTCAAAGaattaggaaaattaaaaagcctactgtcattttaatgttaaaatttttattttacatattgtTGCAGAAATTATGTTGAAACTAACAATGTTGATGTGGGTCATCTATAACAGGTTTCTGTTCTCAGCTTCCTTGGCATATTAGTGAGCTGGATCTCTGCCTACCCACTATACATGTGCCACTGCACATTCTGCAAAATGGTGTCagctgtaacaaaaaaaaattgcgGGTACAATTCAAGAgaacagttcttaaaaaaataatgagattgtggtaacaaaagaaaatattttcaattttttttttttttaaatctggattCAGTTAATACATTAATTCCTTTGGTCTGATAGCATCCAAGTGAGTCATAATTCAGAAGTCTAAAAGTTCAAAAACAGTGTTAAACCAGTTCACACTTTCCAACAGATTGctttaaagtgcttttaaaagcttatCAAATACCTATTTAAAAATTCCAGATTTATGGGCAGACCACTATCACAAAAATGCATCATTCCACTTGTATAAATCAAGACAGTAACTGGAAGGAAAGACACACAGATACACTGTCATACAGATGAAGTGTTCTAGGAAGAGGCCAAGAAACTAGAAGATGCTCTAGGTTATAAATTGTCCCTACCAATAGGAATTTGAAGTAACTGACCAAAACTTCAGAATCTGGAACAAGTGAAAATACAGGTAACCCAGCAAATAagtttaatcttttaaaaggGAATGTAATACTTACATAGTAATTGTCATTTATTTGTACCATCGGTGCATTTACACAAGCACCTAAACATTCCACTTCTATCAGGGTGAAGAGTTTATCAGGTGTTGTTTCCCCAACTTTTATACCTAAACCAATAAAGAATATTAGGTTCAGCAATAGTTACTGAACAAGATTAATAAAGCACGAGTGTTAAGTACTCCGTAGGCTTCTCATTACTTGTATTTTGGCCTTAAAAACATCTGCATAGTTAAATCCTCTTAAATGAGTCcaaaatgtttccattaaaCAAAAGATTCTAATAAACTGTGAAGTCAGTCTTTGGATACATTTTTGAGACCTCATTTACAGGTATgattaactgaaaaataaccatGAAACGACAGttttaagaaacagaacagcTCTACTCAGGAGCATTTTCAGTAATCAATACAACAGATTgaaaaaatagggaaaacaTCGCTTTCATGTGCTGATATGAAATGCATTACTGTACAGTGTGGAGTACTGAATTCCCACATTAACAAAGATCCAAGCATTAACATGATTAGCTACAAATTCATATGCATCTTCCAAGTTTATACACAAAGGCTTATTTCTTGAACAACTCCGTACACATACTTCACTTCCATGACACATTATTGTTCAAGCGACAGATACAAAGGGCAGGTTAGCCAAAATAACATCTCAGAGTCTGATCTTGACAAAATACTCCATGGaaggaagaatgctgaaaaacagttttcttccagagttattagaaggggaaaaaaacctaataaaAGTCTAAGTAAGGCCTGTGTCTCATTAAGAGCTACACAATCATCCTTAATGCTTTGATTTCTCAAGCTAAGAGTTTCAGTTAAAATTAAGCTATCTTTGCAGTAACAAGCCAAGACAGATTTCATCTAGATGTGCCTTTTCCAGACAACAGAATACAATGAAATGCAAGATAATAAACAACTGTTCTGCAGCTCTTATCACAGTGGTTCTCAGGAAGTGTTAGCACAGCTCATGACTTCATAGAAGGGGAAGAGTTGTTAGTTGCTGATCTTatccccttttctccccataACCACccaacaaggaggaaaaaaaaaaaaacaacccacacacAAACCCCATGGGTTCTCCTTACATCTCATAGGATGCAGCACTCACAATTGACTTTTTCCATGGAGCATTCATAAGTTAGGTTAACATCATGTTTGCCATCCAGAGAGACCTTGACAGGCCAGAAAGGCGGGCCTGTGCGAACCTCacgaagttcaacaaggccaagtgcaaggtccagCACCcgggttggggcaatcccaaacCTGGATACAGGCTGGGCGACGAgtggactgagagcagccctgcagagaaggacttggggatactcgtggatgaaaagctggacatgagccagcaatgtgcactcacagcccataaggccaaccgtatcctgggctgcatcaaaagaagcgtggccagcaggtcgagggaggtgattctgtgCCTCTGCTTggctctcatgagaccccacctggagtactgcgtccagctctggggccgcCAACATAAGACAGACATGAACCTGCttgagtgggtccagaggagggccacaaagatgatcggcgggcctggagcacctctcctacgaggacaggctgagagagttggggttgtttagcctagaagagaaaaggctctggggagaccttatagcagcctaCCAGTACCTAAAGGGGGTCTACGGGAAACATGGGGAGGGATTCTTCATCAGGGAGAGTAGTGctaggacaaggagtaatggttttaaactgaaagaaggtagatttagattagatattaggaaggaattctttactgtgagggtggtaagacactggaccaggttgcccagagaagctgtggatgccccattcctggaagcgttcaaggccaggctgtatggggctttgagcaacttgatctagtagaaggtgtccctgcccatggcagcggaggttggaactagatgatctttaaggtcccttccaacccaaaccattctatgattctatcatctTACTTAAGTAAAAAACcctcaagtaaaaaaaaaaaaaaaaaaaaatcttattttgcaTATAAAACAGTGCCATAGCATTCAGAGTCCTCTCCTATATATGGGATAGGGCTTACTGTCTCAGTCCAAGCGTCATACTAGAATAATGCATTTCCCGACAAATTGCCTTTAAAACCACTTTAAGACCACTAAATTGCACTCCAGACAATGGCCTTTTCTGCTCTACTGTaatgaaatctttaaaaaataaagaataaatgcCAAATCTGAAATTTGAAGTATTTAGTGCCTATTCTCCAATGATTTCACTCCATATTTTCAATACTACTGCTCTATCCCCACCATATGAAAAAATTTTACTTCAGTATCATTaaacaaaggtaaaaaaaattacaaaaagtgTATCACAAATTTGTGTCATACCAAGCTTCTTCTTAATGGCTTCTAAAATACTATCAGAGTCTCGCAGCATGCAAGGCGTGGTAGTGCAGACCTGAATATGGTATTTGCCAACAGGTTTGCGATTATACATTGTATAGAAGGTTGCTACTTCATACACTCTCATGGGAGGCATTTCTAAAATTTCAGCAACCTGTAACAAGGGGAAAAGAGACACCATATTGAATTCTCACAGGGCGTCAGTAAAGGCATTTAACAAACCATTTCAATAAAGTCACCTGTCCTCTCTCTGCAGTGACAGATAAAGAGGGAGGAGATGGGTATCAAAGCACAGCTGTATTCAAGTGCCAAGAAAAGACACCTGATTGGATTCACCCTGCTCGAGCACAAACTCCACTAAGCCATGGATCAGCACAGCAAGGAGCTTGAGTCAGTTCCCTCCAGCATCTAGCATCATACACAAGCCTAGACGTGAGGAGTCAGCTGGGTTCCAGCTTTCATTGTCAGCTCCAGCTCATACTGCACTTCTGCTCTTTTGCTGTATGAACGAACTTGTACACATCTGCCCGCACTAACCCACGTAAGCCTTTTGGTAAGGGAATACTTACAGACCGGTACTACGCTCACC
This sequence is a window from Pelecanus crispus isolate bPelCri1 chromosome 2, bPelCri1.pri, whole genome shotgun sequence. Protein-coding genes within it:
- the NDUFV2 gene encoding NADH dehydrogenase [ubiquinone] flavoprotein 2, mitochondrial; the encoded protein is MFLCAPLRAGAARSIRQIRYLHRTAGCNASGGTLFVHRDSPENNPDTPFEFTPENQKRIEAIINNYPGGHKSAAVMAVLDLAQRQHGWLPISAMNKVAEILEMPPMRVYEVATFYTMYNRKPVGKYHIQVCTTTPCMLRDSDSILEAIKKKLGIKVGETTPDKLFTLIEVECLGACVNAPMVQINDNYYEDLTPKDIEDIIDELKAGKVPKPGPRSGRFSCEPAGGLTSLTEPPKGPGFGVRADL